The Candidatus Sericytochromatia bacterium genome includes a window with the following:
- a CDS encoding di-heme oxidoredictase family protein, translating to MDEVRQARFAMGKTKFARPFSPQTGLGPLFNDNSCLACHGDGASGGHSERTVLLAGAMLNGGPSLLEHVGGPMIQDKVLTGFAPERVPAEATALTRRISPPVWGLGLIEAIPKEAILAQMRPDETKRALGIRGLANWEKGELGRFGWKAQKSSVVTFTEQAFSWELGISTPGRLEEPVPNAPPRQVAKPDISRAEFEDVVAYQRYLGAPPRGEVSWKAQRGETLFSGVGCVHCHVPSHTTGPNAWGIPTGLTVELYSDLLLHQMDEALADHMVQGAATGQMFRTPPLWGLRLRKRFLHDGRTTDLAEAVALHGGEAAQVVANWRRLSDDEKRSLETFLRTL from the coding sequence TTGGATGAGGTCAGGCAGGCCCGTTTTGCGATGGGCAAGACCAAGTTTGCCAGGCCATTCAGCCCGCAAACGGGTCTGGGCCCTTTGTTCAACGACAATTCGTGCCTGGCCTGTCACGGGGATGGCGCCTCTGGGGGCCACTCCGAGCGCACGGTGTTGTTGGCGGGCGCCATGCTGAATGGTGGACCGAGCCTGCTCGAGCACGTCGGTGGTCCGATGATCCAGGACAAGGTCCTCACCGGCTTCGCGCCCGAACGGGTGCCGGCCGAGGCGACGGCTCTGACCCGACGCATCTCACCACCCGTCTGGGGGCTCGGCCTGATCGAAGCCATTCCGAAGGAGGCCATCCTCGCTCAGATGCGGCCCGACGAAACCAAGCGGGCGTTGGGCATTCGCGGGCTGGCCAACTGGGAAAAGGGGGAGTTGGGGCGGTTCGGCTGGAAGGCCCAGAAGTCCAGTGTGGTGACCTTCACCGAGCAGGCCTTCAGTTGGGAACTGGGGATCTCCACGCCGGGGCGCTTGGAGGAACCGGTGCCCAACGCGCCGCCCCGACAGGTCGCCAAGCCTGATATCTCCCGCGCCGAATTCGAAGATGTGGTGGCCTACCAGCGGTACCTCGGAGCGCCGCCCCGGGGAGAGGTCTCCTGGAAGGCCCAGCGTGGTGAGACGCTGTTTTCCGGGGTCGGGTGCGTCCATTGCCACGTTCCCAGCCACACCACGGGGCCCAATGCCTGGGGCATTCCCACGGGGCTGACGGTCGAACTGTATTCTGACCTGCTGTTACATCAGATGGATGAAGCCTTGGCCGATCACATGGTCCAGGGGGCCGCGACCGGTCAGATGTTTCGCACCCCACCGCTCTGGGGCCTGCGCCTGCGGAAGCGCTTTCTTCACGATGGTCGGACGACGGACCTGGCCGAGGCGGTTGCGCTCCACGGCGGCGAGGCGGCGCAGGTGGTGGCTAACTGGCGTCGCTTGTCGGATGACGAAAAACGAAGTTTGGAGACTTTCCTGCGGACGCTGTAG
- the glpX gene encoding class II fructose-bisphosphatase, translated as MGMERALALDVVQVVEAAALGASRLMGRGDRDGADHEAVEAMRLAFNNLDIDGTIVIGEGERDEAPMLYIGEKVGRAGEGAFKVDIAVDPLEGTNLVATGANNSIAVMAMAEAGGLLHAPDTYMEKLIVGPSAAGKVDITAPVKSNLAIIAMSLNREISDLTVVILDRPRHAELMSQVRDAGARIRLIGDGDVTGGLAAAIAGSGVHAVMGIGGAPEGVLTAAAMRCLGGEIQAIIRPRNEHEAERARAMGIDLDKVYTTQDLAPGQEILFAATGITDGEILKGVRFFGAGARTYSIVMGASTRFVRFIDTVHMGDPARKLPIRLERY; from the coding sequence GTGGGCATGGAGCGTGCCCTGGCCCTGGACGTGGTGCAGGTGGTGGAGGCAGCGGCTCTCGGAGCCAGCCGCCTGATGGGCCGCGGCGACCGCGACGGTGCGGACCATGAGGCCGTCGAGGCCATGCGGCTGGCCTTCAACAACCTCGACATCGACGGCACCATCGTGATTGGCGAAGGCGAACGCGACGAGGCCCCGATGCTGTACATCGGCGAAAAGGTGGGCCGTGCGGGCGAAGGCGCCTTCAAGGTCGACATCGCGGTGGATCCGCTGGAAGGCACCAACCTGGTGGCCACCGGTGCCAACAACTCCATCGCCGTGATGGCCATGGCGGAGGCGGGGGGCCTGCTGCACGCCCCTGACACGTACATGGAGAAGCTGATCGTCGGCCCCTCGGCGGCCGGCAAGGTGGACATCACGGCGCCTGTGAAATCGAATCTGGCCATCATCGCGATGTCCCTCAACCGGGAAATTTCCGACCTCACGGTGGTCATTCTGGATCGGCCACGGCACGCCGAGTTGATGTCGCAGGTGAGGGACGCCGGCGCGCGCATCCGGTTGATCGGCGATGGTGATGTGACGGGTGGCCTGGCTGCGGCGATCGCCGGCTCGGGTGTTCACGCCGTCATGGGCATCGGAGGAGCCCCGGAGGGCGTGTTGACCGCCGCAGCCATGCGCTGCCTGGGGGGGGAGATCCAGGCCATCATCCGGCCGCGCAACGAACACGAGGCGGAACGGGCGCGGGCGATGGGCATCGACCTGGACAAGGTCTACACCACCCAAGACCTGGCGCCGGGTCAGGAAATTCTGTTTGCCGCCACCGGCATCACCGATGGCGAGATCCTCAAAGGCGTGCGCTTCTTCGGGGCCGGTGCCCGGACCTACTCGATCGTGATGGGCGCCTCGACCCGCTTCGTGCGCTTCATTGACACCGTTCACATGGGAGACCCGGCCCGCAAACTGCCGATTCGCCTGGAACGCTACTGA
- the cutA gene encoding divalent-cation tolerance protein CutA, producing MKVLLTTCPGSVADDLARGALERRLAACCSRLPVTSTYWWQGELISDEECLLLFKSADDRLDALLTHLQEAHPYEVPELLVVEPTHVSAAYANWVLKETRTPLA from the coding sequence GTGAAGGTCTTGCTGACGACTTGCCCTGGTTCCGTCGCAGATGACTTGGCGCGTGGAGCACTGGAACGTCGCTTGGCTGCCTGCTGCAGCCGCCTACCGGTGACCAGCACCTACTGGTGGCAGGGCGAACTGATCAGCGATGAGGAATGCTTGCTGCTGTTCAAGTCGGCGGATGATCGGCTCGACGCCTTGCTGACCCATCTGCAGGAGGCGCATCCCTACGAGGTCCCGGAATTGCTCGTGGTCGAGCCTACCCACGTGTCTGCCGCTTACGCCAACTGGGTGCTGAAGGAAACGCGCACGCCACTCGCTTGA
- a CDS encoding cupin domain-containing protein: protein MADTSVTKVCAAYSPRGEHGQKYLASGVGIAMRLWEQEQAGFEKPYSRRDYETVGYVLAGEAELEVEGQHLHLSPGDSWVVPRGALHRYRILENFSAVEATHPPAHLHARDQA from the coding sequence ATGGCAGACACCAGCGTGACCAAAGTCTGTGCCGCCTATTCGCCTCGCGGCGAACACGGTCAGAAATATCTGGCTTCAGGAGTCGGGATCGCGATGCGACTGTGGGAACAGGAGCAAGCAGGCTTCGAGAAGCCATACAGCCGACGTGACTACGAGACGGTCGGCTATGTGCTGGCGGGAGAGGCCGAACTCGAGGTGGAGGGCCAGCACCTGCACCTTTCGCCAGGCGATTCCTGGGTGGTGCCGCGCGGGGCCCTGCATCGCTATCGGATTCTGGAAAACTTCAGCGCCGTGGAAGCGACCCATCCCCCCGCGCACCTGCACGCACGGGACCAGGCCTGA
- a CDS encoding NAD(P)H-hydrate dehydratase — translation MASELVPAIGTVEQIQTLERKLIDEWGFPALALMERAALSIANFIDRQFPHSPVLVLAGTGNNGADGLAVARVLLDRGRQVRVMTVGSSLGELATRQMAWLARRGLQARSFAGAETFGPEWVLVDALFGIGLNRTLKSDATLAIDWINRSPWRAVISVDVPSGLNADSGETLGACVRATHTITLGLLKTGLMTDQALLRIGQLWLADIGFPPTMAEQIPGRLNLPVPLPRPDPDAHKGNMGTVLVIAGSKTMTGAAVLAAKAAARAGIGLAYVGVPAGQRDAVATGLPEAIVLPLPELDASLGPEAVAVLEPQLKRCRAVVIGPGLGQSNRVKELVHTLLREYEGPVVLDADALPRGEEVLPHRQAPVVLTPHPGELARMAGARADEVQKNRLRLALETARRQRAVVLLKGARTVIARPDGSYSINATGSPLLATAGSGDVLAGLLGGLLGRGLEPFEAAATAAWMHGRAADLARDAGMVSLLATDVIERIPVLLGQASPEPPAGLDLRPIP, via the coding sequence ATGGCATCCGAGCTCGTGCCCGCCATTGGCACGGTTGAACAGATTCAAACTCTGGAGCGCAAACTCATCGACGAGTGGGGATTCCCAGCCCTGGCGTTGATGGAGCGCGCCGCGCTGAGCATCGCCAATTTCATCGATCGCCAATTCCCCCACTCGCCCGTGCTGGTGCTCGCAGGAACGGGCAACAATGGCGCGGACGGGCTCGCGGTGGCCCGCGTGCTGCTCGACCGTGGTCGCCAGGTGCGGGTCATGACCGTGGGCAGTTCCCTCGGCGAGCTGGCGACCCGCCAGATGGCCTGGCTGGCGCGTCGAGGCTTGCAGGCGCGCTCCTTTGCCGGGGCCGAAACGTTCGGGCCGGAATGGGTCCTGGTGGATGCCCTTTTCGGCATCGGCCTGAACCGCACGCTCAAAAGTGACGCCACCCTGGCGATCGACTGGATCAACCGCAGCCCCTGGCGAGCCGTGATTTCCGTGGACGTTCCCAGTGGCTTGAATGCCGACAGCGGGGAGACCCTGGGGGCTTGCGTTCGGGCGACCCACACGATCACCCTGGGCTTGCTGAAAACCGGGCTGATGACCGACCAGGCCCTGCTGCGCATCGGCCAGCTGTGGCTGGCGGACATCGGCTTTCCGCCCACCATGGCGGAGCAGATTCCTGGACGCCTGAACCTGCCCGTGCCCTTGCCACGACCGGATCCGGATGCGCACAAGGGCAACATGGGCACCGTGCTGGTCATCGCTGGTTCCAAGACGATGACGGGGGCCGCCGTGCTGGCCGCCAAAGCGGCCGCCAGGGCGGGCATTGGCCTGGCCTACGTGGGGGTTCCGGCCGGCCAGCGCGATGCCGTGGCCACCGGGTTGCCCGAGGCGATCGTCCTGCCCCTGCCGGAACTGGACGCCAGCCTGGGGCCTGAAGCCGTGGCCGTCCTGGAGCCCCAGCTCAAGCGCTGTCGGGCGGTGGTGATCGGGCCCGGGCTGGGCCAGTCCAACCGGGTCAAGGAACTGGTACATACGCTGCTGCGTGAATATGAGGGTCCCGTGGTGCTGGACGCAGACGCCCTGCCGCGAGGTGAGGAGGTCCTGCCGCATCGCCAGGCCCCGGTGGTGCTGACCCCTCACCCCGGCGAGCTGGCCCGCATGGCGGGCGCCCGCGCCGACGAGGTCCAGAAAAACCGGCTGCGCCTGGCCCTGGAGACCGCCCGTCGGCAGCGCGCAGTGGTGCTGCTCAAAGGCGCGCGCACGGTCATTGCCCGTCCGGACGGTAGTTACAGCATCAACGCCACCGGCTCTCCCCTGCTGGCCACGGCGGGCAGCGGCGATGTGTTGGCAGGCCTGCTCGGAGGCCTGCTGGGCCGCGGGCTGGAGCCGTTCGAGGCCGCCGCCACCGCCGCCTGGATGCACGGGCGAGCAGCCGACCTCGCCCGAGACGCGGGCATGGTAAGCTTGTTGGCGACAGACGTGATCGAACGCATCCCCGTGCTGCTGGGCCAGGCGTCACCCGAACCCCCTGCAGGCCTGGACCTCCGTCCGATACCCTGA
- a CDS encoding S8 family peptidase: MRRAICISLGSSWLLSGCGNHPIATSPHAASAPIRTISTSAASAPRYANRLVIRYKASASSSAIRSLHQRFSLTSQREIGTLALGVLALPSQLTAEAAIGKLQGHPAVDFVEPDYLYSLPNRPATRRAASIRRSLSAVGASALSPFGDLWGLGKISLPAVWNAHSGHPAVTVAVIDTGVDAMHPDLAGTIVPGTSLIGGSTGPQDDHGHGTHVAGVIAANRMDGRGVYGVAPACRIMPVKVLNHEGKGDTGDIVAGLIWAVNHGAKVVNMSLGGTGGSRALMEAVRYAQSKDVLVVAAMGNEGENAQEYPAGYPGVMAVGATDDADRLADFSNYGSWISVAAPGVAILSTLPTQTVSVNRNEGKSRNQDLMDGTSMAAPFVAGLAALVRSAYPQLTAPQVKVRIERSADDLGAKGFDERFGWGRINAQKALAP; this comes from the coding sequence TTGCGCCGCGCCATTTGCATCTCGCTGGGCTCCTCCTGGCTGCTGTCGGGTTGCGGCAACCACCCCATCGCCACCTCGCCGCATGCCGCAAGTGCGCCAATCCGTACCATCTCGACCAGCGCGGCCTCGGCCCCGCGCTACGCCAACCGGTTGGTGATTCGCTACAAAGCGTCAGCCAGCAGCAGTGCCATTCGCTCCTTGCACCAGCGCTTTTCGCTGACCTCTCAGCGCGAAATCGGGACCCTTGCCCTGGGCGTGCTGGCCCTGCCCTCGCAGCTGACAGCGGAGGCGGCCATCGGCAAGCTCCAAGGTCATCCAGCCGTCGACTTCGTTGAGCCAGATTATCTCTACAGCCTGCCGAATCGTCCCGCAACCCGCAGGGCTGCCAGCATCCGACGGAGCCTCAGCGCCGTGGGCGCCTCAGCCCTGAGCCCTTTCGGCGATTTGTGGGGGCTGGGTAAGATTAGCCTGCCAGCCGTCTGGAACGCACACTCGGGCCACCCAGCGGTCACCGTCGCCGTGATCGACACCGGGGTAGACGCCATGCACCCCGACCTGGCTGGGACCATTGTTCCTGGCACGAGCCTGATTGGCGGAAGCACGGGCCCGCAGGACGACCACGGCCACGGCACCCACGTGGCCGGCGTGATAGCCGCCAACCGGATGGATGGCAGGGGCGTCTACGGCGTGGCGCCTGCTTGCCGGATCATGCCGGTCAAGGTGCTGAATCACGAGGGGAAGGGTGACACCGGGGATATCGTGGCGGGCCTCATCTGGGCGGTCAACCACGGAGCCAAGGTGGTCAACATGAGCCTGGGCGGCACGGGGGGGTCACGAGCGCTCATGGAGGCCGTGCGATACGCCCAAAGCAAGGACGTGCTGGTGGTGGCCGCCATGGGCAATGAGGGAGAAAATGCCCAGGAATACCCAGCCGGATACCCGGGCGTGATGGCCGTCGGGGCGACGGACGATGCGGACCGCCTGGCCGATTTCTCCAATTACGGCTCCTGGATCTCCGTCGCGGCACCGGGGGTCGCCATCCTGTCGACATTGCCAACCCAAACGGTGAGCGTGAACCGAAACGAGGGCAAGTCGCGCAACCAGGACCTCATGGACGGCACCAGCATGGCTGCCCCATTCGTCGCGGGGCTCGCCGCGCTGGTCCGCTCCGCCTATCCCCAGTTGACGGCGCCTCAGGTGAAGGTACGCATCGAACGCTCCGCAGACGACCTCGGTGCCAAAGGGTTTGACGAACGCTTCGGTTGGGGGCGCATCAACGCACAGAAAGCATTGGCCCCCTGA
- a CDS encoding HAMP domain-containing protein: MRVRMKIAHKLGGTFAALTLVIVALVTVIVSVVVANKLKAEAFKRLNNDLDVTLHTFAYFSNDALKTASMLAENPTLVTDLSQRESARVALVSHHLHGLAQDSIVSVYDREGRVLYDGGDVATLHNPRRHPAALGLALAGEPSKGVCVLPTGALAIEATVPVVRGQTIVGAVRVGTKLDNRFVDQLKGITGIEVGIAEGVEVGIAEGNSLKARWLAQTIELSPGQRVQGEVPTDLVREARQQAEPVRRTVVIGGKEFLAAMAPLYGPLGDFVGTLFVAEPSTPLLQAVQDTVGMIVATALSLGLLGALAVKSLAKAITEPIRQLAQQSHDIAKGHLDRRVEISSGDELEQLSHSFNKMCDALVEMQFRDQNANPLTKLPGNLMIESEVNRRIGAGEGLAVLYLDLDHFKAFNDKYGFEQGDRVLRLTADILKSICGENAPHNATFTGHIGGDDFIVVCRLERAEELCQLVCSEFDRRIKELYPTEDRDRGYIVSVDRQGKRQQFPLCSVSIAWVDNEARAIADFLELSSLAADVKKYAKSLAGSSYARDRRGDRDAAFLKDW, encoded by the coding sequence ATGCGTGTCAGGATGAAGATCGCACACAAGTTGGGGGGCACCTTTGCCGCGTTGACCCTTGTCATCGTGGCCTTGGTGACGGTGATCGTGTCCGTGGTGGTGGCCAACAAGCTCAAGGCCGAAGCGTTCAAGCGCCTGAACAACGACCTGGACGTCACCCTCCACACGTTCGCTTACTTTTCAAACGATGCCTTGAAGACCGCCAGCATGCTGGCTGAGAATCCAACCCTGGTCACCGACCTCTCGCAGCGCGAGTCCGCGCGGGTGGCGCTGGTGTCTCATCATTTGCATGGCCTCGCCCAGGACTCCATCGTCAGCGTTTACGACCGGGAGGGGCGCGTGCTCTATGACGGCGGAGACGTCGCCACGCTGCATAACCCCCGGCGGCATCCGGCCGCGCTGGGGCTGGCGCTGGCAGGTGAACCCTCCAAAGGGGTCTGCGTGCTACCGACCGGGGCGCTGGCCATCGAGGCCACGGTTCCTGTCGTGCGCGGTCAGACGATCGTTGGCGCTGTCCGGGTCGGAACCAAACTGGACAACCGCTTCGTCGACCAGCTGAAGGGCATCACTGGGATCGAAGTCGGTATCGCAGAGGGCGTGGAGGTCGGCATCGCCGAAGGGAACTCCCTCAAGGCGCGCTGGCTGGCGCAGACCATCGAACTATCGCCGGGACAGCGAGTCCAGGGCGAGGTTCCCACCGACCTGGTTCGTGAGGCACGCCAGCAGGCTGAACCCGTCAGGCGCACCGTCGTGATCGGGGGTAAGGAATTTTTGGCCGCGATGGCGCCGCTCTATGGTCCCCTGGGCGACTTCGTCGGGACTCTGTTCGTGGCTGAGCCCAGCACGCCCTTGCTGCAGGCAGTCCAGGACACGGTCGGAATGATCGTGGCAACCGCCCTGAGTCTTGGCCTGCTGGGGGCCTTGGCGGTCAAGTCTCTGGCGAAGGCCATCACGGAACCGATCCGGCAGCTCGCGCAGCAGAGTCATGACATCGCCAAAGGCCACCTGGACCGGCGGGTCGAGATCAGCAGCGGGGATGAACTGGAGCAACTTTCTCACAGCTTCAACAAGATGTGTGATGCCTTGGTCGAGATGCAGTTCCGCGACCAGAACGCCAATCCGCTGACCAAATTGCCCGGCAATCTCATGATCGAGTCGGAGGTCAACCGGCGTATCGGGGCCGGGGAAGGCCTGGCCGTGCTGTACCTTGACCTGGATCATTTCAAGGCTTTCAACGATAAATATGGATTCGAGCAGGGCGACCGCGTGCTGCGCTTGACGGCAGACATCCTCAAGAGCATTTGTGGCGAGAACGCCCCTCACAATGCGACCTTCACCGGACACATCGGCGGCGACGACTTCATTGTGGTGTGTCGCCTCGAGCGGGCCGAGGAACTTTGCCAGCTGGTGTGCTCGGAGTTCGATCGCCGCATCAAGGAGCTGTATCCGACCGAGGATCGCGACCGTGGTTACATCGTGAGCGTGGACCGGCAAGGCAAACGTCAGCAATTTCCGCTGTGCTCCGTCTCGATCGCCTGGGTGGACAACGAGGCCCGCGCGATCGCCGACTTCCTGGAGCTCTCAAGCCTGGCGGCTGACGTGAAGAAGTATGCCAAGAGCCTCGCTGGCAGTTCCTACGCGCGCGATCGCCGTGGGGACCGCGACGCCGCCTTCTTGAAGGACTGGTAA
- a CDS encoding response regulator, whose amino-acid sequence MDRQKILVIDDEASIRQIVETRLKLAGYEVLTAADGVEALEQAATHNPSLIVLDVMMPKMDGFEVCRELRKNMTTPIIMLTAKGDITDRIAALELGADDYVVKPFSPRELEARIKAVLRRTQTDQAKQTLIQVERLTIDTGKRQVFKAGEKVKLTEMEFNLLELLATNPGRAYSRSEILHQVWGYRLSQYSDTRVVDVHISRLRSKLEDDPSSPELILTARGTGYVFQNYALAGASATV is encoded by the coding sequence ATGGACAGGCAAAAAATTCTCGTCATCGACGATGAAGCCAGCATTCGTCAGATCGTGGAAACGCGCCTGAAACTGGCGGGTTACGAGGTGCTGACTGCGGCGGACGGCGTCGAGGCCCTGGAACAGGCGGCGACCCACAACCCCAGCTTGATTGTGCTGGATGTGATGATGCCCAAGATGGATGGATTCGAGGTCTGCCGCGAACTCCGCAAAAACATGACCACGCCCATCATCATGTTGACGGCCAAGGGAGACATCACCGACCGCATCGCCGCCCTCGAACTGGGAGCCGATGATTACGTGGTGAAGCCTTTCAGTCCGCGGGAACTGGAAGCCCGGATCAAGGCCGTGCTGCGTCGGACCCAGACGGACCAGGCCAAGCAAACGCTGATTCAGGTGGAACGCCTGACCATCGACACCGGCAAGCGGCAGGTGTTCAAAGCCGGCGAGAAGGTCAAACTCACCGAGATGGAATTCAATCTGTTGGAGTTACTGGCGACCAATCCGGGCCGCGCTTACAGCCGCAGCGAAATTTTGCATCAGGTGTGGGGATATCGACTCAGTCAGTACAGCGACACACGCGTCGTCGACGTGCACATTTCCCGCTTGCGCAGCAAATTGGAGGACGACCCCTCGTCGCCGGAACTCATCCTGACGGCCCGCGGCACGGGTTATGTCTTTCAGAATTACGCGCTGGCTGGCGCCTCCGCGACGGTCTGA
- a CDS encoding ABC transporter permease: MGYLLFLALRQLRSRPWQSTLLVASVSLGVAILTTALSLTNGFEKDLVERLLGTAPHVSVYEPLGGRLPAYEKEAERLRAIPGVRAVSPFVQGQGLMTTEAHRTVGVLVRGVDPVQEARHPAWRRYMVQGDLGIQTMGPGVVLGTAVARKLGLTLGDRVDLLTGVGKRHPLTVVGLFESGLYEFDAHIAFLKLDVARRALGFGPTVSGLGLTLDDAFAAKAVASDVTRKTQLAASPWMDQNRPLLDAMFLERVVIFIVILFIVLVAMMGIGSTMAMWVIEKNREIALLRALGTPARDTGRLFVLLGTLISATGVMLGSLGGVLLSTLLHWFPLKLAGEVYFLSRLPVDMQPRDFLLVGLATLALSPVASLMPAWRAIRLDPIEVIRRT; encoded by the coding sequence GTGGGCTACCTCCTGTTTCTGGCGCTTCGCCAACTGCGCTCCCGTCCCTGGCAAAGCACCTTGCTGGTGGCTTCGGTCAGCCTGGGTGTCGCCATTCTCACGACCGCCCTGTCCCTGACCAACGGTTTTGAAAAGGACCTGGTCGAACGCCTGCTGGGCACAGCCCCGCACGTCTCGGTGTATGAGCCACTGGGGGGACGGCTGCCTGCCTACGAGAAGGAAGCCGAGCGCCTGCGCGCGATCCCCGGCGTGCGGGCCGTGTCCCCTTTCGTGCAGGGGCAGGGATTGATGACGACCGAGGCCCATCGCACGGTGGGCGTTCTGGTGCGCGGGGTCGACCCGGTTCAGGAGGCCCGCCACCCAGCCTGGCGTCGCTACATGGTCCAGGGTGACCTGGGCATCCAGACGATGGGACCGGGGGTGGTGCTGGGCACCGCGGTGGCGCGCAAGCTGGGCTTGACCCTGGGGGACCGGGTTGACCTGCTCACCGGCGTGGGGAAACGACATCCCCTGACCGTGGTGGGTCTCTTCGAGAGTGGCCTGTATGAGTTCGACGCCCACATCGCCTTCCTGAAACTCGACGTCGCGCGTCGGGCCCTGGGCTTTGGACCAACCGTCTCGGGCCTCGGCCTGACCCTGGACGACGCGTTCGCCGCGAAAGCCGTGGCGTCTGATGTGACCCGGAAAACCCAACTGGCAGCGAGCCCCTGGATGGACCAGAATCGCCCCCTGCTGGATGCCATGTTCCTGGAGCGGGTGGTGATCTTTATCGTGATCCTGTTCATCGTGCTCGTCGCCATGATGGGAATCGGCAGTACGATGGCCATGTGGGTGATCGAAAAAAACCGGGAAATCGCCCTGCTGAGAGCGCTAGGCACCCCTGCCAGGGACACGGGGCGCCTGTTTGTGCTGCTCGGCACCCTGATCAGCGCCACGGGCGTCATGCTCGGTTCGTTGGGAGGCGTGCTGCTTTCCACCCTGCTTCACTGGTTTCCCCTCAAATTGGCGGGGGAAGTTTATTTTCTCTCCCGCCTGCCGGTCGATATGCAGCCGCGAGACTTTCTGCTGGTCGGCCTCGCCACGCTGGCGCTCAGTCCGGTGGCCAGCCTCATGCCGGCCTGGCGAGCGATACGCCTTGATCCGATCGAGGTGATCCGGCGCACGTGA